In the genome of Sphingomonas naphthae, one region contains:
- a CDS encoding c-type cytochrome: protein MTIRLTWKRIGATLLALALAGLAFTWSGLFNVAASTGHWAVTDWALHWVMRNSVRTHAALTAPADPRSDEGLVSAAGHFANACAVCHGAPGVRPSPAMQAATPPAPDLAINARQWSDKQLFWIIRHGVKYTGMPAWPADRPDEVRRMVAFVRRLPSMSPAEYRALTRQGPTPNPALASCAGCHGSDGRGRGQPDIPVLGGQQPAYLLATLRGYATGTRHSAVMRTAVAPLDDAELTALARHFAALPGLGAATPTENAAARRIVERGMPTAQLPACASCHMAGKSYPVIAGQRASYIANRLRQWRGDENVVDARKSPATMAVIARRIPEEMIDPLAAYLTGGSKADNRPDPENGGRR, encoded by the coding sequence ATGACGATCCGCCTGACATGGAAGCGGATCGGCGCGACCCTGCTGGCGCTGGCGCTCGCGGGGCTGGCGTTCACCTGGTCCGGGCTGTTCAACGTCGCCGCCTCGACAGGCCATTGGGCGGTGACCGACTGGGCGCTCCACTGGGTGATGCGCAATTCGGTGCGCACCCACGCCGCCCTGACCGCTCCAGCCGATCCGCGATCGGACGAGGGGCTGGTGAGCGCCGCCGGCCACTTCGCCAACGCCTGTGCGGTCTGCCATGGCGCCCCCGGCGTGCGTCCGTCCCCGGCGATGCAGGCCGCGACCCCGCCCGCGCCCGATCTCGCGATCAACGCGCGGCAATGGAGCGACAAGCAGCTGTTCTGGATCATCCGCCATGGCGTGAAATACACCGGCATGCCGGCCTGGCCCGCCGACCGGCCAGACGAGGTCCGCCGCATGGTCGCCTTCGTCCGCCGCCTGCCATCGATGAGCCCGGCCGAGTACCGCGCTTTGACGCGGCAGGGGCCGACGCCGAACCCCGCACTCGCCAGCTGCGCCGGCTGTCACGGAAGTGACGGTCGCGGACGCGGCCAGCCGGACATACCCGTCCTGGGCGGCCAGCAGCCCGCCTATCTCCTCGCCACGCTGCGTGGATATGCGACGGGCACACGGCACAGCGCCGTCATGCGGACGGCGGTTGCGCCGCTCGACGATGCGGAACTGACAGCGCTCGCCCGCCATTTCGCGGCGCTTCCGGGGTTGGGCGCGGCGACGCCGACCGAGAATGCCGCCGCGCGCCGGATCGTGGAGCGGGGAATGCCCACCGCCCAGCTGCCGGCCTGCGCCAGTTGCCACATGGCGGGCAAATCCTATCCCGTCATCGCCGGCCAGCGGGCCAGCTATATCGCGAACCGCCTTCGCCAGTGGCGCGGCGACGAAAATGTCGTCGACGCGCGCAAGAGCCCCGCCACCATGGCCGTCATCGCACGTCGAATACCGGAAGAGATGATCGATCCCCTCGCGGCCTATCTGACGGGTGGCTCCAAGGCAGATAATCGCCCGGACCCGGAGAACGGCGGTCGGCGTTGA
- a CDS encoding glycoside hydrolase family 15 protein gives MSTRRVDGYLPLEDYGALGDGRTVALSGSDGSIDWLCVPNLDSPPLFDRLLDPDEGGRFSITPSEPFDVEQRYRPNSNVFETVFTTASGRAKMTESINSGTAGRLPWVELARRIDGLDGIVRFDIEMRPGRRAHTASPYQSHIGKHSIFHVGDVLGLFLHSEGVEVERRDDAVAGSLSVGPGQREVVAVVAGEGEPLVVPPINEIDERIDLSDAEWRTWAERIAYRGDRRAEFIRSVLALKLLLFSPSGAIAAAATTSLPEGIGGAKNYDYRYAWVRDAGYTIKAFLAAGAQPEAKAAFTWLLKRLAEHGDRVCYTLGGDLVPEVTEIDVPGYRGSRPVRTGNGATAQSQHGVYGDIFETAARFVDCGNILDSSSAETLSHLADRCADSWRRKDSGIWELEQAEHYTMSKVSCWQALARAVELADQGQLPTTCRDRWARERDRIESWIGENCWSDQKRAFVLHPGTERLDASLALMVRFGFDGPERLVSTMDAIDRELGAGPWHYRYSDVSEEEGCFLACTFWMIEARFLLGQRAQAEEMLAKLDDTIGRGVGILSEMVDPRNGAFLGNLPQGLSHLAHVMALDGLVAASECVR, from the coding sequence ATGTCGACAAGGCGGGTCGACGGATACCTTCCCCTTGAGGATTACGGGGCGCTCGGCGACGGCCGCACCGTAGCCCTGTCCGGGTCGGACGGTTCGATCGACTGGCTGTGCGTCCCGAACCTGGACTCACCGCCCTTGTTCGACAGACTGCTGGACCCTGACGAGGGGGGCCGCTTCTCGATAACGCCGAGCGAGCCGTTCGACGTCGAGCAGCGCTATCGGCCGAACAGCAACGTGTTCGAGACGGTCTTCACGACCGCCTCGGGCCGCGCGAAGATGACGGAGTCGATCAACAGCGGGACCGCCGGCCGGCTCCCGTGGGTCGAGCTTGCGCGCCGGATCGACGGCCTGGACGGCATCGTTCGGTTCGATATCGAGATGCGGCCGGGCCGGCGTGCGCACACGGCCAGCCCATACCAGTCGCACATCGGCAAACATTCGATCTTCCACGTCGGCGATGTGCTGGGCCTGTTTCTCCATTCGGAAGGCGTGGAGGTCGAGCGCCGAGACGATGCCGTTGCCGGATCGCTGAGTGTCGGCCCGGGCCAACGCGAGGTTGTCGCGGTCGTGGCGGGCGAAGGGGAACCCCTTGTCGTACCGCCGATCAACGAGATCGACGAAAGGATCGACCTCTCGGACGCCGAGTGGCGCACCTGGGCCGAGCGTATCGCGTATCGCGGCGACAGGCGCGCCGAGTTCATTCGCAGCGTGCTCGCGCTCAAGCTGCTGCTGTTTTCGCCATCGGGTGCGATCGCGGCGGCGGCGACGACATCGCTGCCCGAAGGCATTGGTGGCGCCAAGAATTACGATTATCGATATGCCTGGGTCCGCGACGCGGGTTACACGATCAAGGCATTTCTGGCGGCGGGCGCCCAGCCGGAGGCGAAGGCCGCCTTCACCTGGCTCCTGAAACGGCTGGCGGAACACGGCGATCGCGTATGCTACACGCTTGGCGGCGATCTCGTGCCGGAGGTCACCGAAATCGACGTGCCGGGATATCGCGGTTCGCGTCCGGTCCGCACGGGCAATGGCGCGACCGCGCAAAGCCAGCACGGCGTCTATGGCGATATCTTCGAGACGGCAGCGCGCTTCGTCGACTGCGGCAATATCCTCGATTCGTCTAGCGCCGAGACGCTGTCCCACCTTGCCGACCGCTGCGCCGACAGCTGGCGGCGGAAGGATTCCGGCATTTGGGAATTGGAACAGGCCGAACATTATACCATGTCGAAGGTCAGCTGCTGGCAGGCGCTCGCGCGCGCCGTCGAGCTAGCCGATCAGGGACAACTGCCGACGACCTGTCGGGACCGATGGGCGCGGGAACGGGACAGGATCGAGAGCTGGATCGGCGAGAATTGCTGGTCGGATCAAAAGCGGGCGTTCGTCCTGCATCCCGGCACGGAGCGCCTCGATGCCTCGCTCGCCCTGATGGTTCGCTTCGGCTTCGACGGCCCCGAACGACTGGTCAGCACCATGGACGCGATCGACCGCGAACTCGGGGCGGGGCCTTGGCACTATCGGTATAGCGACGTGTCCGAAGAGGAAGGCTGCTTCCTCGCCTGCACGTTCTGGATGATCGAGGCACGCTTCCTCCTCGGTCAACGCGCGCAGGCGGAGGAGATGCTCGCGAAATTGGACGACACGATCGGACGGGGTGTCGGTATCCTTTCCGAGATGGTCGATCCGCGAAACGGCGCCTTTCTCGGCAACCTGCCGCAGGGTCTCTCGCACCTGGCTCACGTCATGGCGCTCGATGGCCTCGTAGCCGCAAGCGAATGCGTTAGATGA
- a CDS encoding cation transporter, which yields MTTIVDALPDEQRAVMTRAIHLEYWNIGWTISIVVAMGLVLGQSQTMKTAWIEDTLGLVPPLMFLLAAHVERHWKPSRRFPFGFHRVNSLGFFVAAISLATVGSVLLWDSASTLLAAEHATVGSVRLFGRDIWLGWLMLAAQLYSLIPPMIIGRKELPLAEALNDKLLHTDALMNKANWLTGAAGIAGVLGLGLGWWWADSLAAAIISIDVIHDGISAFRAATAELVDGAPREQSGNDLSAEAEALRRELERRFPGADVRMRETGRLIRAEVCGVPAPVEPIDLGELWPGRSETAWRLDAVSFSAW from the coding sequence GTGACTACGATCGTGGACGCGCTGCCGGACGAGCAGCGCGCGGTGATGACCCGCGCGATCCATCTGGAATATTGGAACATCGGCTGGACGATCAGCATCGTCGTGGCGATGGGGCTGGTCCTCGGCCAGTCGCAGACGATGAAGACGGCCTGGATCGAGGATACGCTCGGGCTGGTGCCGCCGCTGATGTTCCTGCTTGCGGCGCATGTCGAGCGGCACTGGAAGCCATCGCGTCGCTTCCCCTTCGGCTTTCACCGGGTGAACAGCCTCGGTTTCTTCGTCGCCGCCATCTCGCTGGCAACGGTGGGGAGCGTGCTGCTGTGGGATTCGGCGTCCACCCTGCTCGCGGCCGAGCATGCGACCGTTGGATCGGTACGCCTGTTTGGCAGGGACATATGGCTGGGATGGCTGATGCTGGCGGCCCAGCTCTATTCGCTGATACCGCCGATGATCATCGGCCGTAAGGAATTGCCCCTCGCCGAGGCGTTGAACGACAAACTGCTGCACACCGATGCGCTGATGAACAAGGCGAACTGGCTGACGGGGGCGGCCGGGATTGCCGGGGTGCTGGGTCTCGGGCTCGGCTGGTGGTGGGCGGATTCGCTCGCGGCGGCAATCATCTCGATCGACGTGATTCACGACGGCATCTCCGCCTTCCGCGCGGCGACCGCCGAACTGGTCGATGGCGCGCCCCGCGAGCAATCGGGTAACGACCTTTCGGCCGAAGCGGAGGCGTTGCGGCGGGAACTGGAACGGCGTTTTCCGGGAGCCGACGTCAGGATGCGCGAGACGGGCCGGCTGATCCGGGCGGAGGTCTGTGGTGTTCCCGCGCCCGTCGAGCCGATCGATCTCGGCGAACTATGGCCTGGTCGATCGGAAACGGCCTGGCGGTTGGACGCCGTCAGCTTTTCAGCTTGGTGA
- a CDS encoding cbb3-type cytochrome c oxidase subunit I: MTAPAAADHLDQNDPAIRAAQEARLREVWKPPSGWFFRWTDVNNNRVGVWYTLTAFAFMLFAGVLALVMRAQLAVPENDLVSANTFNQLFTLHGSMMMFLFAVPMFEAVSIILLPQLLGARDLPFPRLSAFGYWSFLIGGVFVGGSIFFNAAPDGGWFMYPPLTTRTDLSGLGADIWMLGLSFIEVSSVAAAVELIVGVLKCRPPGMRLNLMPLYAWYILVVAVMILFAFPPLIAGDVLFEMERLLGWPFFDAARGGDPLLWQHLFWIFGHPEVYIVFLPSIALFAMLIPTFAQRHLLGYPWIVLAAVGTAFLSFGLWVHHMFATGLPKISLAFFSAASEAVAIPTGIQIFVFIATLWAGRVVWSTPLLYAVGSLAIFTIGGLTGVMVAVAPFDWQAHDTYFIVAHLHYVLIGGTLLPLFGGLYYYWPLVTGKKLSDRIGRIAFWVMFAGANLAFFPMHLSGLAGMPRRVFTYPAELGLGGLNMASTIGAYLFAGGVLLVVIDLALSPARPKGPRNPWNAGTLEWLAHPEDESWGIRSVPLIESRYPIWDQKDFVAKVDEGRFFLPDAEEGRRETIVTSVLDARPIQVARLGTPSVIPMLTAIALGSVFILTTYHLYWLALAGGVATLACVLTWLWTGTAEIPEKPCKAIGRGLTVPLYLSGPSASGWWAMFITMLADATAFSGLVFGYYFYWTIHPDFPPPDAAGPGVFWPVAAIGLTVASWGATVVAREVHARGGVAVARALLRFGVMATLASLAAGLAGPWTTGLDPNSHVYPAIVWVLAIWTAAHAGIGAICQSYTLARSLAGRMTPEYDADLRNITVYMHFLALTALVAYCTIGLFPEVAS, translated from the coding sequence ATGACCGCGCCCGCCGCCGCCGACCATCTCGACCAGAACGATCCCGCCATCCGCGCCGCGCAGGAGGCGCGGCTGCGCGAAGTGTGGAAGCCGCCATCGGGCTGGTTCTTCCGCTGGACCGACGTGAACAACAACCGGGTCGGCGTGTGGTACACGCTCACCGCCTTCGCCTTCATGCTGTTCGCCGGTGTGCTGGCGCTCGTCATGCGGGCGCAGCTGGCGGTGCCGGAGAATGATCTGGTCTCCGCCAACACCTTCAACCAGCTGTTCACCCTGCACGGCTCGATGATGATGTTCCTGTTCGCGGTGCCGATGTTCGAGGCGGTCTCGATCATCCTGCTGCCGCAGCTGCTCGGCGCGCGCGACCTGCCGTTCCCGCGCCTGTCGGCCTTCGGTTACTGGTCGTTCCTGATCGGCGGCGTGTTCGTCGGCGGATCGATCTTCTTCAACGCCGCGCCCGATGGCGGCTGGTTCATGTACCCGCCGCTCACCACCCGCACCGACCTTTCGGGGCTGGGCGCCGACATCTGGATGCTGGGCCTCAGCTTCATCGAAGTGTCTTCGGTGGCGGCGGCGGTGGAGCTGATCGTCGGCGTGCTGAAATGCCGCCCGCCGGGGATGCGGCTCAACCTGATGCCGCTCTATGCGTGGTATATCCTGGTCGTCGCGGTGATGATCCTGTTCGCCTTCCCGCCGCTGATCGCGGGGGACGTGCTGTTCGAAATGGAGCGGCTGCTGGGCTGGCCCTTCTTCGACGCGGCCAGGGGCGGCGATCCCCTGCTGTGGCAGCACCTGTTCTGGATCTTCGGTCACCCGGAAGTCTATATCGTTTTCCTGCCCTCGATCGCCCTGTTCGCGATGCTGATCCCGACCTTCGCGCAGCGGCATCTGCTCGGCTATCCGTGGATTGTGCTGGCGGCGGTGGGCACCGCCTTCCTGTCGTTCGGCCTGTGGGTCCACCATATGTTTGCCACCGGCCTGCCCAAGATCAGCCTGGCCTTCTTCTCGGCCGCGTCGGAAGCGGTGGCGATCCCGACCGGTATCCAGATCTTCGTCTTCATCGCGACGCTCTGGGCCGGGCGGGTCGTCTGGTCGACGCCCTTGCTGTACGCGGTCGGCTCGCTCGCGATCTTCACGATCGGCGGGCTGACCGGCGTGATGGTCGCGGTGGCACCCTTCGACTGGCAGGCGCACGACACCTATTTCATCGTCGCCCACCTCCATTACGTGCTGATCGGCGGCACGCTGCTGCCGCTGTTCGGCGGGCTTTATTATTATTGGCCGCTGGTGACGGGGAAGAAGCTCTCCGACCGGATCGGGCGGATCGCTTTCTGGGTGATGTTCGCGGGCGCCAATCTCGCCTTCTTCCCGATGCACCTGTCGGGTCTGGCGGGGATGCCGCGCCGGGTGTTCACCTATCCGGCGGAGCTGGGGCTGGGCGGGCTCAACATGGCCTCGACGATCGGCGCCTATCTGTTCGCGGGCGGGGTGTTGCTGGTCGTGATCGATCTGGCGCTCTCGCCGGCACGGCCCAAGGGCCCGCGCAACCCGTGGAACGCCGGCACGCTCGAATGGCTGGCGCATCCCGAGGACGAAAGCTGGGGTATCCGCTCGGTCCCCCTGATCGAGAGCCGCTATCCCATCTGGGACCAGAAGGATTTCGTCGCCAAGGTGGATGAAGGCCGCTTCTTCCTGCCCGATGCGGAGGAGGGCCGGCGCGAGACGATCGTGACATCGGTGCTCGACGCGCGGCCGATCCAGGTCGCCCGGTTGGGCACGCCCAGCGTCATCCCGATGCTGACGGCCATCGCGCTGGGCAGCGTGTTCATCCTGACGACCTATCACCTCTATTGGCTGGCGCTGGCGGGCGGGGTGGCGACGCTCGCCTGCGTGCTGACCTGGCTGTGGACCGGCACCGCCGAAATCCCCGAGAAACCGTGCAAGGCGATCGGCCGTGGGCTGACCGTGCCGCTCTACCTCTCCGGTCCCTCGGCGAGCGGGTGGTGGGCGATGTTCATCACCATGCTGGCCGACGCGACCGCCTTCTCGGGGCTGGTGTTCGGTTATTATTTCTACTGGACGATCCACCCCGATTTCCCGCCGCCCGACGCGGCCGGGCCGGGGGTGTTCTGGCCGGTCGCGGCGATCGGGCTGACCGTGGCGAGCTGGGGCGCGACGGTGGTGGCGCGCGAGGTGCACGCTCGCGGTGGCGTCGCGGTGGCGCGGGCGCTGCTGCGCTTCGGGGTGATGGCGACGCTCGCCAGCCTCGCGGCCGGGCTGGCCGGGCCGTGGACCACCGGGCTCGACCCCAACTCGCACGTCTACCCCGCGATCGTGTGGGTGCTGGCGATCTGGACGGCGGCCCATGCCGGCATCGGCGCGATCTGCCAGAGCTACACGCTGGCGCGCAGCCTGGCCGGCAGGATGACGCCCGAATATGACGCCGATCTGCGCAACATCACCGTCTACATGCACTTCCTCGCGCTGACCGCGCTGGTCGCGTATTGTACGATCGGGCTGTTCCCCGAGGTGGCCTCGTGA
- a CDS encoding alpha/beta hydrolase family esterase gives MTITNISMAEALRLTRSGKLGEATAVLGRSLAGRAPLKPAPAAGPEAIDPATIDIAPDRVTIARRQRTAEAHARPERAAQPASASGRFEERFYAGPAGRLGYRLYRPIHARPGMPLVVMLHGCTQSPEDFARGTRMNALADRHGFLVAYPGQSKAANMQKCWNWFQPGDQQRDRGEPALIAGITREVIAAEQADPTRVYVAGLSAGGAAAAIMGAAYPDLYAAIGVHSGLACGAARDLPSALAAMRGGAAGATTAGGRFVPVITFHGDRDTTVNEANADEIVAAASTMAGVALERRVETGRTAGRAFTRTTATGPDGAILIERWTLHGAGHAWAGGDPAGTYADAAGPDASAEMLRFFLSHRS, from the coding sequence ATGACGATCACGAATATCTCTATGGCCGAGGCGTTGCGGCTGACCCGCAGCGGCAAGCTGGGGGAAGCAACCGCCGTGCTTGGGCGATCCCTTGCCGGGCGCGCGCCGCTCAAACCGGCGCCCGCCGCCGGCCCGGAAGCGATCGACCCGGCGACGATCGACATCGCGCCCGATCGGGTGACGATCGCGCGGCGCCAACGAACGGCGGAGGCGCACGCTCGGCCCGAGCGCGCCGCACAGCCCGCGTCGGCATCCGGTCGCTTCGAGGAGCGGTTCTACGCCGGGCCGGCGGGGCGGCTGGGCTATCGGCTGTATCGGCCGATCCATGCCCGACCCGGCATGCCGCTGGTGGTCATGCTCCACGGCTGCACCCAGTCGCCCGAGGATTTCGCGCGGGGCACACGGATGAACGCGCTGGCCGACCGGCATGGCTTCCTCGTCGCCTATCCCGGCCAGAGCAAGGCGGCGAACATGCAGAAATGCTGGAACTGGTTTCAGCCGGGCGACCAGCAGCGTGATCGCGGCGAGCCCGCCCTGATCGCGGGCATCACCCGCGAGGTGATCGCGGCCGAGCAGGCCGATCCGACCCGTGTCTACGTCGCCGGCCTGTCGGCGGGTGGCGCGGCGGCCGCGATCATGGGGGCCGCTTATCCCGATCTCTACGCCGCGATCGGCGTCCATTCGGGGCTTGCCTGTGGCGCGGCGCGGGATCTGCCGAGCGCCTTGGCCGCGATGCGCGGCGGCGCGGCGGGGGCGACGACCGCCGGTGGCCGGTTCGTGCCCGTCATTACCTTCCATGGCGACCGCGACACGACGGTGAATGAAGCCAATGCCGATGAGATCGTGGCGGCGGCGTCGACGATGGCGGGCGTTGCGCTGGAACGGCGTGTCGAGACAGGCCGGACGGCGGGGCGTGCCTTCACCCGCACGACAGCGACCGGTCCTGACGGAGCCATCCTGATCGAGCGATGGACCCTGCATGGCGCCGGCCACGCCTGGGCTGGCGGTGACCCGGCCGGCACCTATGCCGATGCGGCCGGACCCGACGCATCGGCCGAAATGCTGCGCTTCTTCCTGAGCCATCGATCGTAG
- a CDS encoding DUF4126 family protein, giving the protein MLATFLMGLVGGQRAMTPLATVAIAAARGELAEDNGAPKLLGHPVVAAGALALAIGEMAGDKQKTAPNRIVPIGLAARFVTSAVAGMALAPRRHRWLAAAIGGATAVVASYPGWRMRMAALARHGQSPTGFAEDAMVIASAAAIARNRPALAVA; this is encoded by the coding sequence ATGCTTGCGACGTTTCTCATGGGCCTCGTCGGTGGCCAGCGCGCGATGACCCCTTTGGCGACGGTGGCGATCGCCGCCGCGCGTGGGGAACTGGCGGAGGACAATGGCGCGCCGAAGCTGCTCGGCCATCCCGTCGTCGCGGCGGGCGCGCTGGCGCTGGCGATAGGCGAGATGGCGGGTGACAAGCAGAAGACCGCCCCGAATAGGATCGTGCCGATCGGCCTGGCAGCGCGCTTCGTAACCTCGGCGGTCGCCGGGATGGCGCTGGCGCCCCGCCGGCATCGGTGGCTAGCAGCGGCGATCGGCGGGGCGACGGCTGTCGTCGCCTCCTATCCCGGTTGGCGAATGCGGATGGCGGCGTTGGCCCGCCATGGCCAGTCTCCGACCGGTTTCGCGGAGGATGCGATGGTGATCGCATCGGCGGCCGCCATCGCGCGGAACCGGCCGGCGCTGGCCGTCGCATAG
- a CDS encoding Gfo/Idh/MocA family protein: MFGRKDKVRYAVVGGGQISQQAFMPGIARTDNSVLAALVTGDPAKADDLASQYKIKAWAYDQYDTLLRSGEIDAVYVATPNALHTPYVIAALDAGVHVLLEKPATASLADAEEIVSAEKRSGAKLMVAYRLHHEPATVEMVTRARRGDFGDLRFFSATFAQNVAEENSRGHNGYWGGPVPDMGTYPLNAVRNLFGLEPTSVHAIGTKTAGRRFNFHDTVAVTLQFPGDRLAQFTVSYATAPAERFTLVGTKATIDASPCFMFGPKIGISYVETTADGSETHSFDPVEQFGNETQYFSDCILNDRQPEADAEEGWLDMRVLAAIERSLETGGVVTLEPVHRSRGIEPEQALHLKPAKEPSEERLISVIPQSA, translated from the coding sequence ATGTTCGGACGCAAGGACAAGGTGCGCTATGCCGTCGTCGGTGGCGGTCAGATTTCGCAGCAGGCGTTCATGCCTGGCATCGCCCGCACCGACAATTCCGTGCTGGCGGCGCTCGTGACGGGTGATCCCGCCAAGGCGGATGACCTCGCCAGCCAGTACAAGATCAAGGCATGGGCCTACGACCAGTATGACACGTTGCTTCGCTCCGGCGAGATCGACGCGGTCTATGTCGCGACCCCCAATGCGCTCCATACGCCCTATGTCATCGCCGCCCTCGACGCCGGTGTGCACGTCCTGCTGGAGAAGCCGGCGACCGCAAGCCTGGCGGACGCCGAGGAGATCGTTTCCGCCGAGAAGCGATCAGGCGCCAAGCTGATGGTCGCTTACCGGCTGCATCACGAACCGGCCACGGTGGAAATGGTGACGCGCGCGCGGAGGGGGGACTTTGGCGATCTGCGCTTTTTCAGCGCGACGTTTGCCCAGAATGTCGCCGAGGAGAATTCGCGTGGCCACAATGGCTATTGGGGAGGGCCCGTGCCGGATATGGGCACCTATCCGCTCAACGCCGTCCGAAACCTGTTCGGGCTGGAGCCGACCTCGGTTCACGCCATAGGCACGAAGACGGCGGGCCGCAGGTTCAATTTTCACGACACGGTGGCGGTGACCCTGCAATTTCCCGGCGACCGGCTCGCGCAGTTCACGGTGAGTTACGCCACCGCGCCGGCAGAGCGTTTCACGCTCGTGGGCACAAAGGCGACGATCGACGCGTCTCCGTGCTTCATGTTCGGCCCGAAGATCGGCATCTCCTATGTGGAAACCACTGCGGACGGCAGCGAGACGCACAGCTTTGATCCGGTCGAGCAGTTCGGGAACGAGACGCAATATTTCTCCGACTGCATCCTCAACGACCGTCAGCCGGAGGCCGACGCCGAAGAGGGCTGGCTCGACATGCGCGTTCTCGCGGCGATCGAACGGTCGCTTGAAACCGGTGGCGTCGTGACGCTGGAGCCCGTGCACCGCAGCCGCGGTATCGAACCCGAGCAAGCCCTTCACCTCAAGCCGGCGAAGGAGCCGAGCGAGGAGAGGCTGATCAGCGTCATTCCGCAGTCTGCCTGA
- a CDS encoding cytochrome c oxidase assembly protein — MTRRASLVAGALLLPLGWIAAAAGGMTGHMAGHMIAVAVAAPLIAWGLGDTRADPAARWPRLLTPMAMMLVEAAVVWGWHLPALRALADAGGPWLIVEQAMFLAAGLALWSAVLGAGRDRRAAGIGALLLTSMHMTLLGALIGLAPRPLYGHAHGLEDQQIGGVVMLMVGAASYFIGGLAMLATLLRTKGAPA, encoded by the coding sequence ATGACCCGGCGGGCGAGTCTCGTCGCCGGCGCGCTGCTCCTGCCGCTCGGCTGGATCGCGGCGGCGGCGGGCGGCATGACCGGGCATATGGCTGGGCACATGATCGCGGTCGCGGTGGCGGCGCCGCTGATCGCCTGGGGGCTGGGCGACACGCGCGCCGATCCCGCCGCGCGCTGGCCGCGCCTCCTCACGCCGATGGCGATGATGCTGGTGGAGGCGGCGGTGGTGTGGGGCTGGCACCTGCCGGCGCTGCGGGCGCTGGCCGATGCGGGCGGGCCGTGGCTGATCGTCGAGCAGGCGATGTTCCTCGCGGCCGGGCTGGCGTTGTGGAGCGCGGTCCTCGGCGCGGGGCGCGACCGTCGCGCGGCCGGGATCGGCGCGCTGCTGCTGACATCGATGCACATGACCTTGCTGGGCGCCCTCATCGGCCTCGCGCCGCGCCCGCTCTATGGCCATGCTCACGGGCTGGAGGATCAGCAGATCGGCGGGGTGGTGATGCTGATGGTGGGCGCGGCGAGCTATTTCATCGGCGGCCTCGCGATGCTGGCGACCCTCTTGCGGACGAAGGGAGCGCCGGCATGA
- a CDS encoding DUF3072 domain-containing protein, translated as MTGTLHNPKLDEHPASNADKAPDNWVSGDDPMTGAQASYLTTLSEEAGVEPPPADLTKADASKRIDELKAQLELP; from the coding sequence ATGACCGGGACGCTGCACAATCCAAAGCTCGATGAGCATCCAGCCTCGAATGCTGATAAGGCGCCCGATAATTGGGTATCGGGCGACGATCCGATGACCGGCGCCCAGGCATCTTACCTGACCACCCTCTCGGAAGAGGCGGGTGTCGAGCCGCCGCCCGCCGATCTCACCAAGGCCGATGCCTCGAAGAGGATCGATGAGCTTAAAGCCCAGCTGGAGCTGCCATAA
- a CDS encoding response regulator, with protein sequence MCHVLIIEDEALIALDLEDLLQRNGAQSFSFADSQQGAIEESRINRPDFILSDVALTEGTGPLAVEAIRSELGAIPVIFVTATPEACSPCAPPGKVFRKPLDRPAIGAAFRRMRAA encoded by the coding sequence GTGTGCCATGTTCTGATTATCGAAGACGAGGCGCTCATCGCACTCGACCTAGAAGATCTTCTCCAACGGAACGGCGCTCAGAGCTTCAGTTTCGCGGATAGCCAGCAAGGCGCGATCGAGGAGTCCCGCATCAATCGCCCCGACTTCATCCTGTCGGATGTCGCGTTGACGGAAGGGACCGGGCCACTCGCGGTCGAGGCAATCCGCAGCGAACTCGGTGCGATCCCGGTCATCTTCGTCACGGCAACTCCAGAAGCTTGCTCGCCATGCGCCCCGCCGGGAAAGGTATTTCGCAAGCCGCTCGATCGGCCGGCGATCGGTGCCGCTTTCCGGCGAATGCGGGCCG